In Bradyrhizobium sp. 200, the sequence TGAAATCGGCAGCCTTCGCCATGCCCTTCCGTTCCATCCGGAGCAGGTTCGACTCCTTCTCGTCGTTCCACCAGTTGAACGCCGCGTCGCAGGTACCCTGCGCAAGTCCGATCACCGCGTTTTCATGGCTTCCCGAATAGACCACCTTGGAAAAGAACTTTTCCGGGTCGATGCCCATCTTGTCCATCGCGAAACGGGGGACGTTGTTGCCTGACGTTGAATTGGGATCGACAAGGCAGAGATTCTTGCCCTTCAGGTCCTTGATGTCCTTGTAGCTCGAATCGCTTTTGACATAGAGAACCGAATAGTAGCCCTTGGTCCCGTCGCCATTCACTTCGATCGCGAACGGCTCAACCTTCGCACCGATGATGTAAGCGCGCGCGTAGGCCGACGGGCCATACATCGCTATATGGATGTTGCCTGACCGCTGACCTTCGATAACAGCGGCATAATCGTTGGCGATCCGCAGCGTGACCTTGGTGCCGAGCTCGCGAGAGAGGTACTGCGTCAGTGGTGTCCACCGATCGGTTGTGCCCGAGGCATTCTCATCGGGAACTTTTGCGAACACCAATTCAGGATATTTTGCCTTCCAGTCCTGAGCCGTGGCTGCCGAGGCCGAGAACGCCAATGCCGCTGCGGCGGCGAAAATCACACGACGGTTTATCATGACGTCTCCTGTTTCACAGTGTTGAAGCTGGCGGATCTAATGCCGCACAGCTCCTGATTACGGACGCAAGGCTCAGGCTGCGGCAACCGTACCGAGCGCGGGAATCGGCGCACGGACCGGCACATGCTCTCGCGCCGCGTCCATCACCTCATCCGCCTCGAGATCGTAGAGTTCGCGCGCGATATGATCGGTCAGCATCGCCGGTGCGCCGTCGAACACAATGCGGCCTGCCGACATGCCGATCAGGCGATCGCAGTAGCTGCGCGCCAGATCGAGCGAATGAAGATTACAGACCACCGTGATGCCGAAATGCTTGTTGATGCGCAGCAGCGCGTCCATCACGATCCGGGTGTTGCGGGGATCGAGCGAGGCGATCGGCTCGTCGGCGAGAATGATGTCAGGTTCCTGCACCAGCGCACGCGCGATCGCGACACGTTGCTGCTGGCCGCCCGAGAGCTGATCCGCACGCTGCGCCGCAATCGACGCCATGTCGAATTGCTCGAGCGCCGACATCGCAATGGCCTTGTCATGTTCGGGCCACAACTGCGCCAGCGAGCGCCATGTCGGCACCGTTGAAAGCCTTCCCATCAACACGTTGGTCAGAACGTCGAGCCGGCCGACCAGATTGAACTGTTGAAAGATCATCGCGGAGCGCGCGCGCCACTGCCGCAGCTCCTTGCCGCGCAGTGCCGTCACGTCGACGCCTTCGAACAGGATGCGCCCTTCGGAAGGTTCGGCGAGGCGGTTGATCATCCGCAGCAGCGTGGACTTGCCGGCGCCGGAGCGGCCGATCACGCCGACGAAGCTGCCGGGCGCGATTGAAAATGACGCATTATCGACCGCGGCTTTGGTGCCGAACCGGCACGTCAAACCTTCCACCACCAGCATGCAATGCTCCAACTGCGCAAACGTAGGACCATCGCTACCGGCTGGGTTTAACAGTTGTGTGACACCGGTGCTGCGTTGCGGCGACGATCCACACCCGCGGCGACCGTTATGCATTCGTCATGATATTGTCATCAAGCACATCGAAGACGAGCGCTTAACGCCCTCGTCCGATAGCTGATGGACACGCAAATGGCCGGCAAGATGCTTTCCGCTGAACCGACGATCGATCCAACCGCCTCGGTGCGCGATTGCAAGCTCGGCACTTATACCGAGGTCGGCGCCCGCACCATCCTGCTCGAAGTCACGATGGCCGACTATTCCTACGTCGTGAACGACTCGCAGATCACCTACACCACGATCGGGAAATTCTGTTCGATCGCGGCGATGACGCGGATCAACCCGGGCAATCATCCGATGCACCGCGCCTCGCAGGCGCACTTCACCTACCGCGCCAGCAGCTATTTTCCCGGCGAGAGCGACGATACCGAATTCTTTGCATGGCGGCGTCAGCATCACGTCCGTATCGGCCATGACGTCTGGATCGGCCACGGCGCGGTCATCCTGCCCGGCCGTTCGATCGGCACCGGCGCGGTGGTCGCTGCCGGCGCCATCGTGACCAAGGATGTCCCCGCCTACACCATCGTTGCAGGCAACCCGGCCCGGCCGATCAAGCCGCGGTTTCCCGAATCCGTCGCCGGGCGGCTCGCGGACCTTGCATGGTGGGACTGGGACCATGAGACGCTGCGCCGCGCCCTGCCCGATTTCCGCAAGCTCGATGTCGAGGGCTTTCTCGAGAAATACGAAGCCGCCGCATCGGACCGATCTCGTTTCAACCAGAGTGCCGCATCGTGACCGAACTGTTCATCGAAGGTGGCCGGGCCCTGCTCGGCCATGAGATATCAGAAACCACGTTGCGGATTGCCGGCCGCGAGATCGTCGCCGTGGATACAGACAACAGCCATGGCTCGCCCGGCATCGATGCCGGCGGCTTGCTGGTGCTGCCGGGCATTGTCGATCTGCATGGCGATGCCTTCGAGCGGCAGATGATGCCGCGCCCCGGGGTCGATTTTCCGATCGACGTCGCATTGATCGACAGCGACCGACAGGCGATCAGCAACGGCATGACGACAGTCTATCATGCCACGACCTGGTCGTGGGAACCCGGCCTGCGCAGCGCGGACAATGCGCGAAAATTGCTGGAGGCGATCGAGCAGATGCGGCCGCAGCTCGCCGCCGACACCCGCTTCCATTTGCGCCACGAGACCTACAATCTCGATGCCGAAGGCGAAATCATCGACTGGCTGTCGGAAGGACGCGTCGACCTGTTCGCATTCAATGACCACATGGACGGGACCGTCGCCAGCCTCGCCAAACCGCAGAAGCGCAGCCGGATGGTTGAGCGCACGGGGCTCACCAACGAGGCGTTCGACCGCCTGGTGCAAAGCGTGGTCACTCGCAGCCATGACGTGCCGCCGTCGATCGCCCGGCTGGCGCAGGCGGCGCGCGCGGCAAACGTCCGGATGCTCTCGCATGACGATGCAAGCCCGGCGATGCGGCAGGCCTTTCGGGCGCAGGGCGTTGCCATCGCCGAATTTCCGGTCAACGAGGAAACCGCCCGCGACGCTGCCGCAGCCGGCGACTTCATCGTGTTCGGCGCGCCCAATGTCGTGCGCGGTGGCAGCCACACCGGCTGGACCAGGGCATCCGACATGATCGCCAAGGGCCTGTGTTCGGTGCTGGCGTCGGACTATTACTATCCGGCGCCGCTGCTGGCGGCGTTTCGCCTCGCGGCCGATGGCGTGCTGCCGATGGCCGCGGCGTGGCAATTGATCTCGTCGGCGCCGGCGCGCGCCGCGGGCCTCGCCGATCGTGGCACCCTCGCCGCGGGACAGCGCGCCGACATCGTTCTGGTCGACGACGTGGTACCGCTGCGGCCGCGAATCGTCGCAGTCGTTGCGGCGGGACGCCTGGTGCACCTGACAGAGGCGAACCGTCTCGCCCGCTCATCCATCGCCCCCCGCAAGGCAGTTGCGGCCGCGTGAGGCAGCCCTATTCTGTCGCGATGGCAAATCATCCCCGTTACGCAATCTATTACACCGCAGCGCCGGGCAGCGCGCTCGACCGGTTCGGCGCGTCGCTGCTCGGCTACGATGCCAATGGCGGCGACGACCTGCCTTTTCCGGACGGAGTCGTGCAGACGATTCCGGACTGGCGCGAGCTGACGCAGGATCCCCGCAAATACGGCTTTCATGCCACGCTGAAGGCGCCGATCGCGCTGGCGGACGGCAGGACCGAGGCCGAACTGGCCGCAGCGTGCGTATCCTTCGCCGGAGAAGCGCGTCCTGTGCCGGTGATCCAGCCAGTGGTGGATTCGATCAGCGGTTTCATCGCGGTGATTCCAGCCGAACCCGTGCCGCAACTTGAGCGGTTGGCCGCCGATGCGACCAGGGCATTCGATTCGTTCCGTGCGCCGCTTAGCCCGGAAGATCGTGCGCGGCGAAATCCCGACAGGCTGACGCCACGGCAGCGCGACTATCTCGACCGCTGGGGCTACCCTTACGTCTTCGAGGAATTTCGCTTCCACATGACGCTGACGGGACGGCTTCCCGCAGAACGGCGCGAGCCAGTGCTGGCGATGCTGCGCGGCAGGTTTGCGGCAACGGGCATCGGGCCGCTCGCGATCGACGCGATTGCCCTGTGCCGCCAGGAAAATCCGAATTCGCGGTTTCGCGTCATCGGCCGCTGGCAATTGCAGAAATGACGGGCCAGTGTGCCAGACTCAAAATATCGAAAACAACCCCATGCAAAGTAGAATTGGGGCGCGAAACCGGCCCAACCTGAGCTCATCCTGCCTCATCGCCGCTGATTGTAGACGTCGAGGCAGACGGCGCCGAGCAGCACCAGCCCCTTGATCACCTGCTGGTAGTCGATGCCGATGCCGAGGATGGACATGCCGTTGTTCATGACCCCCATGATCATCGCCCCGATCACCGCACCGCCGACCTTGCCGACGCCGCCATAGGCGGACGCGCCGCCGATAAAGCAGGCCGCGATGACGTCGAGCTCAAAGCCAGCCCCCGCCTTCGGCGTCGCCGTATTGAGCCGCGCGGCGAAAACGAGGCCGGCGAGTGCCGCCAGTACTCCCATGTTGACGAAGGTCAGGAACGTCAGCCGCTCGGTTTTGATGCCGGACAGGCTCGCCGCCCTGGCGTTGCCGCCGATGGCATAGATATGACGGCCAATCACCGTGCGGGTGGTGACGAAAGCATAGAGCCCAATCAGCGCCGTCATGATCACCAGCACGTTTGGCAGGCCGCGATGCGAGGCGATCAGGCCGGCGAAGAACACGATCACGGCGAACAGCACCGCGCTCTTGGCGACGAAGAAGCCAAAGGGTTCGACATCGATGCCGTGCGAGGCCTGCCGCGCCCGGCTCTTCGCGCTGGTATAGACCAAGGCCACCGCCAGGACGGCGCCGATCAACAGCGAGGTCGGATATAGCGTGCCGGCCCCGGGAAACAGTTCGGGGATGAAGCCCGAGGACAATTTCTGGAAGGTCGGCGGAAACGGCCCGACCGACTGGCCCGCCAGGATGGCAAGCGCAAGCCCCTTGAACACCAGCATGCCGGCCAGCGTCACGATAAAGGAAGGGATCTTGAAGTACGCAACCCAATAACCCTGGGCGGCGCCGATCGCCGCACCAACCAGCAGGCAGGCGAGAAAGGCCAGCGGATAGGCAACGTGATAGCGCACCATCAGCACGGCAGCTACGGCGCCGACGAAACCTGCGACCGAGCCGACCGACAGGTCGATATGGCCGGTAACGATGATCAGCAGCATGCCCAGCGCCATGATCACGATGTAGCTGTTCTGCAGCACCAGATTGGTCAGGTTCAGCGGCTGCAGCAGCGTGCCGTCGGTCATGACCTGGAAGAACAGCATGATCGCAAACAGCGACAGCAGCATGCCGTAGTTGCGCAAATTGTTCTTGATGAAGCCGGTCGGCCCGGGCAGCGTAACCGCCTTGTCGGTCATGGCCGCAGATCTCCCTGAAGTACCTTCTTGTCTATTTCCTTGTTGCGCATGATGGCGCGCATGATTCTTTCCTGCGTGGCCTCGGCGGCGGCGAATTCACCGACGAAGGCACCGTCGTTCATCACGCAGATGCGGTCACAGACCCCGAGCAGTTCCGGCATTTCCGACGAGATCATCACCACGCCCTTGCCAGCCTCGGCAAGCTCATTGATGATACAATAGATTTCGTATTTTGCCCCGACATCGATGCCGCGCGTAGGCTCGTCGAGGATTAATACTTTCGGATCGGTCATCAGCCATTTCGACAGCACCACCTTCTGCTGGTTGCCGCCGGAGAGTTGGCCGGTCTCCTGATAGACGTCGGAACAGCGGATCCGCATCCGGTTGCGGTAGTCGCTCGCAACCCGCAGCTCGGACATGTCATCGATCATGCCTTGCCGCGCCACGCGGCCGAGGCTTGCAAGTGTGATGTTCTTGCGGACGTCGGCATCCAGGATCAGGCCGAGCTGCTTGCGATCCTCAGTGACGTAAGCGAGGCCGGCATCGATCGCCGCCGCGACGCTCGACAGGTTGACCTCCCTTGCGTCGAGCCAGACGCGGCCGCTGATCCGATCTCCCCAGGCGCAGCCGAACAGGCTCATGGCGAATTCGGTACGGCCCGCGCCCATCAGCCCGGCGATCCCGACCACCTCGCCGCGCCGGACCTCGAAATCCACGCCCTTGATCACACGACGATCCCTGTGCTGCGGGTGATGCACCGTCCAGTCCTGCACGGCGAACACCGGTTCGCCGATCGTGGCGGAGCGCTGCGGAAAGCGATGGGCAAGGTCGCGATCGACCATGCTGCGGATGATCCGGTCCTCTTCCACCGGCTCGGCCCGGCAATCGATGCTGTCGACGGTGCGACCGTCGCGCAGCACCGTGATCCGGTCGGCAACGCGGGCGACCTCCGACAATTTGTGCGAGATCAGGATAGAGGCGATGCCCTGGGCGCGGAATGCCAGCAGACGGTCCAGCAGTGCAGCGCTGTCGTTCTCGTTCAGGCTGGCGGTCGGCTCGTCGAGGATCAATAGTCGCACCCGCTTGGACAAGGCCTTGGCGATTTCCACCAACTGCTGCTTGCCGACGCCGAGATCCGTCACCAGCGTATCGGGCATCTCGGTGAGGCCGACCTGGGCGAGCAGTTCCTGGGTCCGGCGATAGACCGTGTCGCGGTCGATCACGCCAAGACGCGAGGGCGGATGCGACAGGAAGATGTTCTCCGCGATCGACATCAGCGGGATCAGCGCCAGCTCCTGGTGGATGATGATGATGCCGAGCGCCTCGGAATCATTGACGTCGCGAAAGCGCCGCTCTTCGCCGTCGAAGATGATGCTGCCGTCGTAATCGCCGTGGGGGTAGACGCCGCTGAGAACCTTCATCAGCGTCGACTTGCCGGCGCCGTTCTCGCCGACCAGCGCATGGATCTGGCCCGCCTCCACCGTGAAGTTGACGTCGCGCAGGGCCTGCACGCCGGAAAAGCTCTTGCTCACGCCGCGCATTTCGAGAATTGCGGTCATCGCGCCATCACGTCCATTGTCTGTCTATCTCGCTGCGGTCGCATACACGCAGGTGGCGGCGCCGGCCATCGCCGGCGCCGCTGTCCCGCTTAGTCGAACTGCGAACGCTTGTAGTAGCCGCTGTCGATCAGCACCTTCTCCCAGTTGCTCTTGTCGACGACAACGGGCTTCAGGAGATAGGACGGTACCACCTTGACGCCGTTGTTGTAGGTCTTGGTGTCGTTGACGGTGACTTCCTTGCCGCTGAGCGAGGCATCCACCATGTCGGCGGTGACGCGGGCGAGGTCGCGGGTGTCCTTGAAGATGGTCGAATACTGCTCGCCACGCTGCATCGACTTGATCGACGGCACTTCGGCATCCTGGCCGCTGACAACAGGCATCGCCATGTTGCCGCTGCCATAGCCGACGCCCTTCAACGACGAAAGAATGCCGATGGAGAGGCCGTCATAGGGAGAGAGCACGGCATCGACCCGCTTGCGGCCGTAGAACGCGCTCAAGAGGTTATCCATCCGCGCCTGGGCGGTGGCGCCGTCCCAACGCAGGGTCGAGACCTTGTCCATGCCCTTCTGGCCGCTGCCGATCACCAGCTTGCCGCTGTCGATATAAGGCTGCAGCACCGACATCGAGCCATTGTAGAAGAAGTAGGCGTTGTTGTCGTCCGGTGAGCCGCCGAACAATTCGATATTGAAGGGCCCCTTGCCTTCCTTCAACCCGAGCCCCTGCTCGATCGACTGCGCCTGCAGCACGCCGACCTGGAAATTGTCAAAGGTGGCGTAGTAGTCGACATTGGGCGTGTCGCGGATCAACCGGTCATAGGCGATGACCGTGATCCCTTTGGCTTTGGCCTGCTTCAGCACGTCGGACAGCGTGGTGCCGTCGATTGCCGCGATCACCAGCACCTTGGCGCCTTTGGTCACCATGTTCTCGACCTGCGAGAGCTGGTTCGGAATGTCGTCCTCGGCATATTGCAGGTCGGTGCCGTAGCCGCGCTCCTTCAGGATTTTGACGATATTGTTGCCGTCGTCGATCCAGCGTGCTGACGATTTGGTCGGCATGGCGATGCCGACGGTTCCTTTGCTCTGCGCAAGAGCGGCGGTTGCCGACGCCGTGGCCATGGTTGCTGCCAGCGCCAGGGCCGACAATGTGGTCTTCAGACTAGTCATGCTTCACTCCCTTGAGGATCTATGGTTCCTGGATCGTCGGACCGCTGAATGCGGTTCTTGAAACTCAGTCGCTCTCGCGCGTTTGGCTGCCGCGCCTCGTCTTCCTCCATCAACCCGTTGCTAGTTTCACATCCGGTTCAGGGCGGCCGCGCGCGGCAACATCGAGCACGAAGGTGCGGCCATGATCGGGATCGGCGCGTTTTGCGTCCTCGGCCATCCCCTGCCAGGCCGAGGTAACGAGCAGACGCGAGAAATCCCGCCCGACAAAGACGGGACAACTCGACTGCCGTGCCGGAACGCGCAAGCTGCGCAGATGCACGCCTTGCGGGCTGTAGACATCGATGCAGCCGCCGCCCCAGCGCGCATTCCAGATCAGTCCATCGGCATTGACCACCGCGCCGTCGATGCCGCCGCCGCCTCGCCGGGTGACCAGCGCAGCGGGCGCGCCGCGTGGCAGGCCGGTCGCCGCATCCAAATCGACGCGGAACAGCACATTCTCCCGCGTGTCGGCGAAATAGCCGATCGTCCCGTCCGGCGAGAAGCAGATCGCGTTCGGGATCGTGATGTGGTCGTAAAGGCGCGACAGCTCACCGCGATGCAGCGCATAGATGGCGCCCAGCCCCCGTTCGGCCTGGCGCCCCATAGTGCCGATCCAGAAGGTGCCGGACGGATGAACCCGGGCATCGTTCGAACGCGTTGCAGCATTGTCGGCTTCGAGCGGACGGAACAGCATCATCCGGCCGTCCGCCGGCTCGCGGATATAGAGGCCGTCATCGGCGACGAGGAGTTGGCGATGGGCGTCGACCCGCCCAAGCGCACTGCCCATCACGTCGAGGGAATGGATGGTGGTCCGCCCGGTGTCGAGCCGCGCCTCGAACAGCCGGCGCTCGACGATGTCGAACCACCAGGCCGTATCGGTGGCGGCGTCATAGGTCGGCCCCTCACCAAGATGGCATCGCTCGCCGCAGAGAACGGTCGTCGGCACCTCTTCCATTTTTTGACCGCCGATCATTGCCCGCCCCCTCCAGGCAACTCTACTTCGGATTGTGTTCCGATTGCGCCCTGGCTTGCATGCGTGAAGCGATACAGCGTGGTGTGGCGATAGACTTCGCCCGGCGAAAGCCGTGCCGTCGGGAAGTCGGGCCGATTGGGCGTATTCGGCCACGCGTGCGGCTCGAGGCAGATGGCGTCGGACTGCCGATAGAGCCGGCCGCCCTTTCCGGCGGTGGAGCCGTCGAGAAAGTTTCCGGAATAGACCTGCAGCCCGGGCTGGTTGGTGAACAGTTCGAGCACGCGGCCAGAGGCCGGCTCAGCGAGCCGCGCGGCGAAGCGAGGCTCGCCGGCTGCCGGGCCGAGACAGAAATTGTGATCGTAGCCGCGGCCCACCCGCAACTGCGGATGATCGTTGCGAATCCGCGCGCCGACCTCGACGCCGGCGCGGAAGTCGAACGGCGTACCGGCCACCGCGCTAGGCGGCTGCGGCAGCGGGATTGCGCCGGCATCGATGGCGAGGAAATGATCCGCCGCCACGGTGAGGTGATGATCGAGAATATTTCGGCCCGAGCACGCACCGGCCAGATTGAAAAAGCTGTGATTGGTGAGATTGACCACGGTGGGACGGTCGGTCCGCGCGGTCATGTCGAGGAGGAGTTCCATCGGCCCGGCCAGACGCCAGGTCACCTCGACTTCCAGCGCGCCGGGATAGCCTTCCTCGCCATCGGCACTCGTGTGCGCAAGCGTCACAGCCGGATGATCTCCATCCTCGATCGCGACAATCCGCCAGTTGCGGCGATCGAAGCCTTCCAGCCCGCCATGCAACGCATTGGCCCCGTTGTTCGCCGCGAGTTGCACCTTGGTGCCGTCGAGCGTGAAGCGCGCGCCGGCGATGCGGTTGGCATAGCGCCCGACGGTGGCGCCGAAGAACTGCCGCCGGGCGAGATATCCCTCGAACGCGTCATGACCGAGCACGATGTCGTCGCGACGGCCGGCAACATCGGGCGCCAACAGTGCCTGCAACGATGCGCCATAGGTCATGATGCGCGCTTCCAGCCCATCCGCGCTCTGCAAGATCACGCGCTCGACTTCGGTGCCGTCGGGCAGCAGCCCGAACGTGGAACGCGCGACGCGAGGAATGGAAGAGACGCTCATGCCGCGTCCTCGAACGGTTCAACCGTGCGGCGTCGCCCCAATAAGAATGCGTCAGCGACGAGTTGCAGCGGCGCAAGATCGACGTCGGCCTCGCCGGTTGCGCAGAGTTCACGGAAGCGGCGGTAGAGCCCGGCATATTCGGCGTCCGCGGCATCGACAAGCTGCTTGCCCCCTGCCCGCAACCTGGCCCCGCCCAGCGAAAGCGTGACCGGGCCGCCGTCGGTGTCGAGATCAATGTCCCAGCTTTGCGGGCCGGTCTGGAGGAAGTCGAAT encodes:
- the phnD gene encoding phosphonate ABC transporter substrate-binding protein; translated protein: MINRRVIFAAAAALAFSASAATAQDWKAKYPELVFAKVPDENASGTTDRWTPLTQYLSRELGTKVTLRIANDYAAVIEGQRSGNIHIAMYGPSAYARAYIIGAKVEPFAIEVNGDGTKGYYSVLYVKSDSSYKDIKDLKGKNLCLVDPNSTSGNNVPRFAMDKMGIDPEKFFSKVVYSGSHENAVIGLAQGTCDAAFNWWNDEKESNLLRMERKGMAKAADFKIIMKSEQIVNSPMAYLGSLPADLKAAIKKAVLEVAVKDKAAFDKIYEGKQLPFVEVDHKAYEAVIDLTKFVDSIRKQKS
- the phnC gene encoding phosphonate ABC transporter ATP-binding protein, translated to MLVVEGLTCRFGTKAAVDNASFSIAPGSFVGVIGRSGAGKSTLLRMINRLAEPSEGRILFEGVDVTALRGKELRQWRARSAMIFQQFNLVGRLDVLTNVLMGRLSTVPTWRSLAQLWPEHDKAIAMSALEQFDMASIAAQRADQLSGGQQQRVAIARALVQEPDIILADEPIASLDPRNTRIVMDALLRINKHFGITVVCNLHSLDLARSYCDRLIGMSAGRIVFDGAPAMLTDHIARELYDLEADEVMDAAREHVPVRAPIPALGTVAAA
- a CDS encoding DapH/DapD/GlmU-related protein; this encodes MAGKMLSAEPTIDPTASVRDCKLGTYTEVGARTILLEVTMADYSYVVNDSQITYTTIGKFCSIAAMTRINPGNHPMHRASQAHFTYRASSYFPGESDDTEFFAWRRQHHVRIGHDVWIGHGAVILPGRSIGTGAVVAAGAIVTKDVPAYTIVAGNPARPIKPRFPESVAGRLADLAWWDWDHETLRRALPDFRKLDVEGFLEKYEAAASDRSRFNQSAAS
- a CDS encoding alpha-D-ribose 1-methylphosphonate 5-triphosphate diphosphatase; the encoded protein is MTELFIEGGRALLGHEISETTLRIAGREIVAVDTDNSHGSPGIDAGGLLVLPGIVDLHGDAFERQMMPRPGVDFPIDVALIDSDRQAISNGMTTVYHATTWSWEPGLRSADNARKLLEAIEQMRPQLAADTRFHLRHETYNLDAEGEIIDWLSEGRVDLFAFNDHMDGTVASLAKPQKRSRMVERTGLTNEAFDRLVQSVVTRSHDVPPSIARLAQAARAANVRMLSHDDASPAMRQAFRAQGVAIAEFPVNEETARDAAAAGDFIVFGAPNVVRGGSHTGWTRASDMIAKGLCSVLASDYYYPAPLLAAFRLAADGVLPMAAAWQLISSAPARAAGLADRGTLAAGQRADIVLVDDVVPLRPRIVAVVAAGRLVHLTEANRLARSSIAPRKAVAAA
- a CDS encoding DUF1045 domain-containing protein, which codes for MANHPRYAIYYTAAPGSALDRFGASLLGYDANGGDDLPFPDGVVQTIPDWRELTQDPRKYGFHATLKAPIALADGRTEAELAAACVSFAGEARPVPVIQPVVDSISGFIAVIPAEPVPQLERLAADATRAFDSFRAPLSPEDRARRNPDRLTPRQRDYLDRWGYPYVFEEFRFHMTLTGRLPAERREPVLAMLRGRFAATGIGPLAIDAIALCRQENPNSRFRVIGRWQLQK
- the mmsB gene encoding multiple monosaccharide ABC transporter permease translates to MTDKAVTLPGPTGFIKNNLRNYGMLLSLFAIMLFFQVMTDGTLLQPLNLTNLVLQNSYIVIMALGMLLIIVTGHIDLSVGSVAGFVGAVAAVLMVRYHVAYPLAFLACLLVGAAIGAAQGYWVAYFKIPSFIVTLAGMLVFKGLALAILAGQSVGPFPPTFQKLSSGFIPELFPGAGTLYPTSLLIGAVLAVALVYTSAKSRARQASHGIDVEPFGFFVAKSAVLFAVIVFFAGLIASHRGLPNVLVIMTALIGLYAFVTTRTVIGRHIYAIGGNARAASLSGIKTERLTFLTFVNMGVLAALAGLVFAARLNTATPKAGAGFELDVIAACFIGGASAYGGVGKVGGAVIGAMIMGVMNNGMSILGIGIDYQQVIKGLVLLGAVCLDVYNQRR
- the mmsA gene encoding multiple monosaccharide ABC transporter ATP-binding protein; its protein translation is MTAILEMRGVSKSFSGVQALRDVNFTVEAGQIHALVGENGAGKSTLMKVLSGVYPHGDYDGSIIFDGEERRFRDVNDSEALGIIIIHQELALIPLMSIAENIFLSHPPSRLGVIDRDTVYRRTQELLAQVGLTEMPDTLVTDLGVGKQQLVEIAKALSKRVRLLILDEPTASLNENDSAALLDRLLAFRAQGIASILISHKLSEVARVADRITVLRDGRTVDSIDCRAEPVEEDRIIRSMVDRDLAHRFPQRSATIGEPVFAVQDWTVHHPQHRDRRVIKGVDFEVRRGEVVGIAGLMGAGRTEFAMSLFGCAWGDRISGRVWLDAREVNLSSVAAAIDAGLAYVTEDRKQLGLILDADVRKNITLASLGRVARQGMIDDMSELRVASDYRNRMRIRCSDVYQETGQLSGGNQQKVVLSKWLMTDPKVLILDEPTRGIDVGAKYEIYCIINELAEAGKGVVMISSEMPELLGVCDRICVMNDGAFVGEFAAAEATQERIMRAIMRNKEIDKKVLQGDLRP
- the chvE gene encoding multiple monosaccharide ABC transporter substrate-binding protein is translated as MTSLKTTLSALALAATMATASATAALAQSKGTVGIAMPTKSSARWIDDGNNIVKILKERGYGTDLQYAEDDIPNQLSQVENMVTKGAKVLVIAAIDGTTLSDVLKQAKAKGITVIAYDRLIRDTPNVDYYATFDNFQVGVLQAQSIEQGLGLKEGKGPFNIELFGGSPDDNNAYFFYNGSMSVLQPYIDSGKLVIGSGQKGMDKVSTLRWDGATAQARMDNLLSAFYGRKRVDAVLSPYDGLSIGILSSLKGVGYGSGNMAMPVVSGQDAEVPSIKSMQRGEQYSTIFKDTRDLARVTADMVDASLSGKEVTVNDTKTYNNGVKVVPSYLLKPVVVDKSNWEKVLIDSGYYKRSQFD
- a CDS encoding SMP-30/gluconolactonase/LRE family protein, yielding MEEVPTTVLCGERCHLGEGPTYDAATDTAWWFDIVERRLFEARLDTGRTTIHSLDVMGSALGRVDAHRQLLVADDGLYIREPADGRMMLFRPLEADNAATRSNDARVHPSGTFWIGTMGRQAERGLGAIYALHRGELSRLYDHITIPNAICFSPDGTIGYFADTRENVLFRVDLDAATGLPRGAPAALVTRRGGGGIDGAVVNADGLIWNARWGGGCIDVYSPQGVHLRSLRVPARQSSCPVFVGRDFSRLLVTSAWQGMAEDAKRADPDHGRTFVLDVAARGRPEPDVKLATG
- a CDS encoding aldose epimerase family protein is translated as MSVSSIPRVARSTFGLLPDGTEVERVILQSADGLEARIMTYGASLQALLAPDVAGRRDDIVLGHDAFEGYLARRQFFGATVGRYANRIAGARFTLDGTKVQLAANNGANALHGGLEGFDRRNWRIVAIEDGDHPAVTLAHTSADGEEGYPGALEVEVTWRLAGPMELLLDMTARTDRPTVVNLTNHSFFNLAGACSGRNILDHHLTVAADHFLAIDAGAIPLPQPPSAVAGTPFDFRAGVEVGARIRNDHPQLRVGRGYDHNFCLGPAAGEPRFAARLAEPASGRVLELFTNQPGLQVYSGNFLDGSTAGKGGRLYRQSDAICLEPHAWPNTPNRPDFPTARLSPGEVYRHTTLYRFTHASQGAIGTQSEVELPGGGGQ